One stretch of Armigeres subalbatus isolate Guangzhou_Male chromosome 2, GZ_Asu_2, whole genome shotgun sequence DNA includes these proteins:
- the LOC134210890 gene encoding farnesol dehydrogenase-like, with translation MERWQGKVAIVTGASSGIGAATVQELTKAGLVTIGLARRVEQVEALKANLPVEAVARLHAYKCDVSKEKDILEAFKFVENTFGGVDVLVNNAGVYQKVGLFENGNTAALRQSLDVNVLGLTLCSREAFFSMQKRGVAGHIIHINSIEGHYVPCYPGANLYPASKFAVTAITETMRNELRNSGTKIKVTSISPGFVRTPMVDLCDVYANTETSTMPMLHPEDIAHGILYALGTPPHVQVHELIIKPVGEPV, from the exons ATGGAACGCTGGCAGGGTAAAGTGGCTATCGTGACGGGTGCGAGCTCCGGCATTGGTGCTGCCACGGTTCAGGAGTTGACAAAGGCTGGATTGGTTACCATTGGACTGGCCAGAAGAGTGGAACAAGTCGAAGCGTTGAAGGCAAACCTCCCGGTGGAAGCGGTCGCTAGACTACATGCTTACAAATGTGACGTTTCCAAAGAGAAAGATATTTTAGAAGCATTTAAATTTGTTGAGAATACGTTCGGTGGCGTAGATGTGCTTGTGAACAATGCTGGTGTGTACCAAAAAGTTGGTCTGTTTGAAAATGGGAACACAGCTGCCTTGAGGCAATCGTTAGATGTGAATGTTTTAGGTCTGACATTATGCAGTAGAgaagcatttttttcaatgcagaAAAGGGGCGTGGCAGGTCATATCATTCATATCAATAGTATTGAAGGGCACTATGTACCATGTTATCCTGGTGCCAACTTATACCCTGCAAGTAAATTTGCCGTAACAGCCATTACTGAGACTATGCGCAACGAATTGAGGAATTCCGGAACGAAAATAAAAGTAACA AGCATCAGCCCGGGGTTTGTTAGAACACCTATGGTGGATCTTTGCGATGTTTACGCTAATACCGAAACCAGCACGATGCCAATGCTACACCCAGAAGATATTGCTCATGGTATTCTATACGCATTGGGTACTCCACCACATGTTCAAGTGCATGAATTGATTATTAAACCGGTTGGGGAGCCCGTTTGA
- the LOC134210889 gene encoding uncharacterized protein LOC134210889, which translates to MAKKQCGECKQEINDLEPICCGFCEASFHINQQCCGFNSRSIKEAFASGKAMFICPPCRTELNGRSIRAYLADNPRSQPDEMPQLAEIPKQVQELFTVVEKLSQKIDNFAGQSIKPFKSIPVSSPSAWPRLGIKRRRDDRRLDECTAAVSGTKSIDLSEFQLPVPSIMQAAKPDKFWLYMTGLNPLINDSDVQKIVSRCLNISDAAEVIRLVPRGKDVTTLTFVSYKIGLDPDLKELALEPSSWPTGIRLREFVDFSKN; encoded by the coding sequence ATGGCAAAAAAACAATGCGGCGAGTGCAAACAGGAGATAAACGATCTCGAGCCAATTTGTTGTGGCTTCTGTGAGGCTTCTTTCCACATCAACCAGCAGTGCTGTGGTTTTAATTCTCGCTCCATCAAAGAAGCATTCGCATCAGGGAAGGCAATGTTTATTTGTCCTCCTTGTCGAACTGAATTGAACGGCCGTTCCATTCGCGCATATCTGGCGGACAACCCCAGGAGCCAACCCGATGAAATGCCACAGCTTGCTGAAATACCGAAACAGGTGCAGGAGCTGTTCACAGTGGTTGAAAAATTGAGCCAGAAAATCGATAATTTTGCTGGTCAATCAATTAAACCGTTCAAATCAATTCCTGTTTCCTCGCCGTCGGCATGGCCGAGGCTTGGTATTAAACGCCGCCGAGATGACCGTAGGCTGGATGAATGCACTGCTGCTGTAAGCGGAACGAAAAGTATTGATCTTAGCGAATTTCAACTTCCCGTGCCGTCTATTATGCAAGCCGCCAAACCGGATAAGTTTTGGCTGTACATGACAGGATTGAATCCACTAATTAATGATAGCGACGTGCAGAAAATAGTCTCACGTTGTTTGAATATTTCGGATGCTGCTGAGGTGATTCGTCTTGTTCCCAGAGGCAAAGATGTGACCACCTTGACTTTCGTATCCTACAAAATCGGATTGGATCCTGATCTCAAAGAATTGGCGCTCGAACCATCGTCTTGGCCCACCGGAATCCGGCTAAGAGAGTTTGTTGATTTCTCAAAAAACTAA